In Aegilops tauschii subsp. strangulata cultivar AL8/78 chromosome 3, Aet v6.0, whole genome shotgun sequence, one genomic interval encodes:
- the LOC109747363 gene encoding probable pectinesterase/pectinesterase inhibitor 51, translating into MPPPLRLLALLLLLHLPFALSSRHHHKAPAPPPRKAPPPAANYAAPLPVLLACNATRFRPACVATLSAANVTAASSPSDLLAATLSALRARLPPAVSTARSVLASSKNVNLTAAATNCLTALSLSSNRLAPPPSPSALMPASASLLHLYDCWSAYKYVNFSRTIYDAMAYLNDTITVNSNYISMLAALKRYGDDTSHWAPPQTERDGYWPSPAASGGDVDALGVPKGLPADATVCGAGCDYKTVREAVAAAPDNGGKRFVVYVKQGVYKETVSVPWEKTNLVLVGDGMGKTVITGDLNADTPGVSTFNTATVGVLADGFMARDLTIANTAGPDAHQAVAFRSTGDRTVLDTVELLGHQDTLYVHAMRQFYTRCRVAGTVDFVFGNSAAVLHDSDLVVLPRQLRPEKGETDALTAQGRTDPAQPTGIVLRGCRVNGSDEYMGFYRQKPGVHHVFLGRPWKEYSRTVFVGCTMAEIVRPEGWMPWSGDFALKTLYYGEYDSAGPGAGGRSGGGRVAWSSQVPKERVDVYSVASFIQGDEWIPKVK; encoded by the exons ATGCCTCCTCCCCTTCgcctcctcgccctcctcctcctcctccacctcccctTCGCCCTCTCCTCCCGCCACCACCACAAAgccccggcgccgccgccccggaaGGCGCCTCCTCCGGCGGCCAACTACGCGGCGCCGCTCCCCGTCCTCCTCGCCTGCAACGCCACCCGCTTCCGGCCCGCCTGCGTCGCCACGCTCTCCGCCGCCAACGTCACCGCCGCGTCCTCCCCCTCCGACCTCCTCGCCGCCACGCTCTCCGCGCTCCGCGCCCGCCTCCCGCCGGCCGTCTCCACCGCGCGCTCCGTCCTCGCCTCCTCCAAGAACGtcaacctcaccgccgccgccaccaactgcctcaccgccctctccctctcctcgaaccgcctcgcgccgccgccctcgccgtcgGCGCTCATGCCCGCCTCCGCCTCGCTCCTCCACCTCTACGACTGCTGGTCCGCCTACAAGTACGTCAACTTCTCCCGGACCATCTACGACGCCATGGCCTACCTCAACGACACCATCACCGTCAACAGCAACTACATCTCCATGCTCGCCGCGCTGAAGCGGTACGGCGACGACACGTCCCACTGGGCGCCGCCGCAGACGGAGCGCGACGGGTACTGGCCTTCGCCcgcggcgtcgggcggcgacgTGGACGCGCTCGGCGTGCCCAAGGGGCTCCCCGCGGACGCGACGGTGTGCGGCGCCGGGTGCGACTACAAGACGGTGCGGGAGGCGGTGGCGGCCGCGCCGGACAACGGGGGCAAGAGGTTCGTGGTGTACGTGAAGCAGGGCGTGTACAAGGAGACGGTGAGCGTGCCGTGGGAGAAGACCAACCTGGTGCTGGTCGGCGACGGCATGGGGAAGACGGTCATCACCGGCGACCTCAACGCCGACACGCCCGGCGTGTCCACGTTCAACACGGCCACCGTAG GCGTGCTCGCGGACGGCTTCATGGCGCGGGACCTGACGATCGCGAACACGGCGGGGCCGGACGCGCACCAGGCGGTGGCGTTCCGCTCGACGGGCGACCGCACGGTGCTGGACACGGTGGAGCTGCTGGGGCACCAGGACACGCTGTACGTGCACGCCATGCGCCAGTTCTACACCCGCTGCCGCGTGGCCGGCACGGTGGACTTCGTCTTCGGCAACTCGGCGGCCGTGCTCCACGACAGCGACCTCGTCGTGCTGCCCCGGCAGCTGCGGCCGGAGAAGGGCGAGACGGACGCGCTGACGGCGCAGGGCCGCACCGACCCGGCGCAGCCCACGGGGATCGTGCTCCGGGGCTGCCGCGTCAACGGCAGCGACGAGTACATGGGGTTCTACCGGCAGAAGCCCGGCGTCCACCACGTGTTCCTGGGCCGGCCCTGGAAGGAGTACTCCCGCACGGTGTTCGTCGGGTGCACGATGGCCGAGATCGTGCGGCCCGAGGGGTGGATGCCCTGGAGCGGCGACTTCGCGCTCAAGACGCTCTACTACGGGGAGTATGATAGCGCTGGCCCTGGCGCCGGCGGGcggagcggcggcggcagggtgGCGTGGAGCAGCCAGGTGCCCAAGGAGCGCGTCGACGTGTACAGCGTCGCCAGCTTCATACAGGGGGACGAGTGGATACCCAAAGTGAAGTAG